A section of the Tumebacillus amylolyticus genome encodes:
- a CDS encoding nitrite/sulfite reductase, whose translation MATTLNKEEQLKIEKDGLDVLADIHRYAKEGFDTIDPSDFIRFKWYGIYQQKPKTDPYFMMRVKIPGGMLTNEQAVTVAQLANDFGRGLADVTTRQAIQYHWLQIEHMPEIFDRLAAVGMSPIQACGDVVRNVISSPVAGLDAKELFDVRDLVFQVEKEFLSNKEFSNLPRKFKISIAADPRDLGHPEINDLALVPALLGDEAGYHILVGGGLSAKPYLAQNLGIFLRQDQALEVIKAVVSIFRDHGYREKRTHARVKFLMADWGPEKFLEHVEAVTGKTYTRGGVRQTEEWNGAYLYGVHPQKQAGLNFVGLSLPVGRISGDILLELARIAKKYGNGDLRTTNTQNIIIPNVADENVEALLAEPLLQTFSPQPSNFIGRAVACTGNEFCNLALVETKERMKSIATYLDETFPNFDTPIRLHVNGCPNSCGQQQIADIGLAGALVRIDGKMQDAYDISIGGGLGVDSKFNRKVVLKVPADDVKFAIEAIVSYYSENRTAGESFRSFANRVEDDAVKAAVEAAQQARA comes from the coding sequence TTGGCTACGACTTTGAACAAAGAAGAGCAGCTGAAGATCGAGAAGGACGGACTCGACGTCCTCGCAGATATCCACCGCTATGCCAAAGAAGGATTCGACACCATCGATCCGAGCGATTTCATTCGTTTTAAATGGTATGGCATCTACCAACAAAAGCCGAAAACCGATCCCTACTTTATGATGCGCGTAAAAATTCCGGGCGGCATGCTCACCAATGAGCAAGCTGTAACCGTTGCACAACTAGCAAACGACTTTGGCCGTGGTCTGGCAGACGTCACCACCCGCCAAGCGATTCAGTACCATTGGTTGCAAATTGAGCATATGCCGGAAATTTTCGACCGTTTGGCGGCTGTCGGCATGTCCCCGATCCAAGCGTGCGGCGACGTCGTCCGCAACGTCATCTCGTCTCCGGTAGCAGGTCTTGACGCCAAGGAACTGTTCGACGTGCGCGATCTGGTCTTCCAAGTCGAGAAGGAATTCCTGAGCAACAAGGAATTCTCCAACCTGCCGCGCAAATTCAAGATCTCCATCGCAGCAGACCCGCGTGACCTTGGTCATCCGGAAATCAACGACCTCGCACTCGTCCCGGCCTTGCTTGGCGACGAAGCGGGCTACCACATCCTCGTCGGCGGCGGTCTCTCCGCGAAACCGTACCTCGCGCAGAACCTCGGCATCTTCCTCCGCCAAGATCAAGCGCTGGAAGTGATCAAAGCGGTTGTTTCCATCTTCCGTGACCACGGATACCGTGAAAAGCGGACGCACGCACGCGTGAAATTCCTCATGGCAGACTGGGGCCCGGAGAAATTCCTGGAGCACGTCGAAGCTGTGACCGGCAAAACCTACACGCGCGGCGGTGTTCGTCAAACCGAAGAATGGAACGGCGCCTACCTCTACGGCGTTCATCCGCAGAAACAAGCGGGCCTGAACTTTGTCGGACTCTCGCTTCCGGTCGGTCGTATCTCCGGCGACATCTTGCTGGAACTGGCGCGCATTGCCAAGAAGTACGGCAACGGCGACCTGCGCACCACCAACACCCAGAACATCATCATCCCGAACGTGGCAGACGAGAACGTCGAAGCCCTGCTCGCCGAGCCGCTGCTGCAGACGTTCTCCCCGCAGCCGAGCAACTTCATCGGCCGCGCCGTCGCTTGCACGGGGAACGAATTCTGCAACTTGGCACTCGTGGAGACCAAGGAGCGCATGAAGTCGATCGCCACCTACCTCGACGAAACGTTCCCGAACTTCGACACCCCGATCCGTCTGCACGTCAACGGCTGCCCGAACTCTTGCGGCCAACAGCAGATCGCAGACATCGGCCTCGCCGGTGCGCTCGTGCGCATCGACGGCAAGATGCAAGACGCGTACGACATCTCCATCGGCGGCGGTCTTGGTGTAGATTCCAAGTTTAACCGCAAAGTCGTCCTGAAAGTCCCGGCGGACGATGTGAAATTTGCGATTGAAGCGATCGTCTCCTATTATTCGGAGAACCGCACGGCGGGCGAATCGTTCCGCTCCTTCGCAAATCGCGTCGAGGACGACGCCGTCAAAGCGGCAGTCGAAGCGGCACAACAAGCTCGCGCGTAA
- the corA gene encoding magnesium/cobalt transporter CorA → MIRTCAVTQDRRLVYDIPPEQLKGTPNLLWYWVDFSAPTVEEGQALADVFLFHPLAIEDCFHHMQRPKVDQYEDYFFFVMHQLDQLTLHPNEVDVFVGKNFVVSFHLKPCREIENAWSKFAGGTSKMWERGPFYAAYMIMDQLVDHYFPALYQIEEHLDNIEENTRNQKIRQLMNQVFDIRADLLQLRRTVVPMRDLLYRILHGEPIEELRKQKAYLTDVYDHLLRLAELIDSNREMTADLRDSYISLTSSRQNAVMVVMTVVTTIFMPLTLIVGIYGMNFDNMPELHTKYGYFVVLGVMAFLAVWMTYWFKRKGWFD, encoded by the coding sequence ATGATCCGAACTTGTGCGGTGACACAAGACCGCCGGCTGGTGTACGACATCCCGCCGGAGCAATTGAAAGGAACGCCCAACCTGCTGTGGTATTGGGTGGATTTTTCGGCACCCACGGTGGAGGAGGGGCAGGCTTTAGCCGATGTGTTTCTGTTTCACCCGTTGGCGATTGAGGACTGCTTCCATCACATGCAACGTCCGAAGGTGGATCAGTATGAGGACTATTTTTTCTTCGTGATGCACCAGTTGGATCAGCTGACCCTGCATCCCAATGAAGTGGATGTGTTCGTGGGGAAAAACTTCGTGGTCTCGTTTCATCTGAAACCTTGCCGCGAGATTGAGAACGCGTGGAGCAAATTCGCGGGCGGCACGAGCAAGATGTGGGAGCGGGGCCCGTTTTATGCGGCGTACATGATCATGGACCAGTTGGTGGACCACTACTTCCCGGCCCTGTACCAAATTGAGGAGCACTTGGACAACATCGAAGAGAACACCCGCAATCAGAAGATTCGGCAGTTGATGAACCAAGTGTTTGACATCCGCGCCGACTTGTTGCAATTGCGACGGACGGTCGTGCCGATGCGCGACTTGCTGTACCGCATCTTGCACGGGGAGCCGATCGAGGAACTTCGCAAGCAGAAAGCCTATCTGACCGACGTGTACGACCACCTGCTGCGACTCGCCGAGTTGATCGACTCCAACCGCGAGATGACGGCCGACCTGCGGGACTCGTACATCTCGCTTACGTCGAGCCGACAGAACGCCGTGATGGTCGTCATGACGGTCGTGACCACGATCTTCATGCCGCTGACGTTGATCGTCGGCATCTACGGGATGAACTTTGACAACATGCCGGAGTTGCACACGAAGTACGGGTATTTCGTGGTGCTTGGGGTGATGGCTTTCCTTGCGGTATGGATGACGTATTGGTTCAAGCGCAAGGGCTGGTTCGACTGA
- the nifU gene encoding Fe-S cluster assembly scaffold protein NifU: MYTDKVLDHFTNPRNVGEIEDASGVGEVGNMKCGDIMKMYLKINDSTNVIEDVTFKTFGCGAAIATSSMSTEMIKGKSIDEALSLTNKAIADALDGLPPVKMHCSVLAEEALKAALLDYQKKSGKNLGLNEEDFEDWDEE; encoded by the coding sequence ATGTACACTGATAAAGTACTCGACCATTTCACCAACCCGCGCAACGTGGGTGAAATCGAAGACGCTTCCGGCGTCGGCGAAGTTGGCAACATGAAGTGCGGCGACATCATGAAGATGTACCTGAAAATCAACGATTCCACCAACGTCATCGAAGACGTTACCTTCAAGACCTTCGGCTGCGGCGCGGCGATTGCAACTTCGTCGATGTCCACCGAAATGATCAAAGGCAAGTCGATCGACGAAGCGCTCTCCCTGACCAACAAAGCGATTGCAGACGCACTCGACGGCCTGCCGCCGGTCAAAATGCACTGCTCCGTCCTCGCAGAAGAAGCTCTCAAAGCGGCTCTGCTCGACTACCAAAAGAAATCCGGCAAAAACCTCGGCCTCAACGAAGAAGACTTCGAAGACTGGGACGAAGAGTAA
- the nifS gene encoding cysteine desulfurase NifS: MRSIYLDHAATTPVREEVIEAMVKVLRENFGNPSSIHQFGRPVRKMMEEAREKVAKAINADPREIIFVGSGTEADNIAILGGARANKKKGNHLITTSVEHHAVLDAFKALEKEGFEVTYLPVDEVGRISVEDFKNALRDDTIFVSVMHANNEVGTIMPVEEIGAICREKKILFHTDAVQSVGKIPVDVTKINCDFLALSGHKLYGPKGIGVLYMRRGVRTQPLYFGGGQERKLRPGTENIANIIGLSVAIELAVAEMEQESARLSKLRDKLIDGVLANIEETRLNGPREGRLPHNVNVSIEYIEGEALLLTCDMKGMAASSGSACTSGSLDPSHVLMAMGLTHTTAHGSLRLSLGKSTTEDDIDYIIRELQPIAERLRAMSPVWERFQKGLPIA, encoded by the coding sequence GTGCGCAGCATCTATCTTGACCACGCAGCTACTACCCCGGTTCGTGAGGAAGTCATCGAAGCGATGGTGAAAGTCCTCCGCGAAAACTTCGGGAACCCGTCTTCCATCCACCAATTCGGCCGTCCGGTCCGCAAAATGATGGAAGAAGCCCGTGAGAAAGTCGCAAAGGCGATCAACGCAGACCCGCGTGAGATCATCTTCGTGGGCTCCGGCACCGAGGCAGACAATATTGCCATCCTCGGCGGCGCGCGCGCGAACAAGAAAAAAGGCAACCACTTGATCACCACTTCTGTGGAGCATCACGCGGTTCTCGACGCTTTCAAAGCACTGGAAAAGGAAGGCTTTGAAGTTACCTATCTCCCGGTTGACGAAGTCGGCCGCATCTCGGTAGAAGACTTCAAAAACGCCCTGCGCGACGACACCATCTTCGTGTCTGTCATGCACGCGAACAACGAAGTCGGCACGATCATGCCGGTCGAAGAAATCGGCGCGATCTGCCGTGAGAAGAAAATTCTCTTCCACACCGACGCTGTACAATCTGTCGGCAAGATCCCGGTAGACGTGACCAAGATCAACTGCGATTTCCTCGCGCTGTCCGGTCACAAACTCTACGGCCCGAAGGGCATCGGCGTACTGTACATGCGCCGCGGCGTTCGCACCCAGCCGCTGTATTTTGGTGGCGGCCAAGAGCGCAAACTGCGTCCGGGCACCGAGAACATCGCAAACATCATCGGTCTCTCGGTTGCGATTGAACTCGCAGTTGCTGAAATGGAGCAAGAGTCGGCTCGACTCTCCAAACTTCGTGACAAACTGATCGACGGCGTTCTCGCAAACATCGAAGAAACCCGTCTGAACGGTCCGCGCGAAGGTCGTCTGCCGCACAACGTCAACGTCTCCATCGAGTACATCGAAGGCGAAGCGTTGCTGTTGACCTGCGACATGAAAGGCATGGCGGCATCCTCCGGTTCCGCTTGCACCTCCGGCTCGCTCGATCCGTCTCACGTGCTGATGGCGATGGGCCTGACCCACACCACCGCACACGGCTCGCTGCGTCTGTCGCTGGGCAAATCGACCACCGAAGATGACATCGACTACATCATCCGTGAACTGCAACCGATCGCAGAAAGACTTCGCGCGATGTCTCCTGTCTGGGAGCGTTTCCAAAAAGGCCTCCCGATCGCGTAA
- a CDS encoding RrF2 family transcriptional regulator has translation MKLSSRGHYGMMALTYLAQKAESGPIPIKAIAAAEDIPEQYLEQIFVELRRAGLVTSVRGARGGYKLSRPPAEIQVGEVVKVLEGEIAPVECLHAEEENPTLCCSKTEHCATKIVWEKLRDTIVDYLDDITLHDIVNKSSKLYSEST, from the coding sequence ATGAAGTTATCCTCGCGCGGGCACTACGGAATGATGGCTTTGACCTACTTGGCGCAAAAGGCCGAATCGGGCCCGATTCCCATCAAGGCAATCGCGGCTGCCGAAGACATTCCCGAACAATACCTGGAGCAGATCTTCGTTGAACTGCGTCGCGCAGGACTAGTAACGAGTGTACGCGGCGCTCGCGGCGGCTACAAGCTCAGCCGTCCCCCGGCGGAGATTCAAGTCGGAGAGGTCGTCAAAGTCCTCGAAGGCGAGATTGCACCGGTGGAATGCTTGCACGCAGAGGAGGAGAATCCGACTCTCTGCTGTTCCAAAACCGAGCATTGTGCCACGAAGATCGTCTGGGAGAAACTGCGCGACACGATCGTCGATTATCTCGACGACATCACGTTGCACGACATCGTCAACAAAAGCTCCAAGCTCTACTCTGAGAGCACATAA
- a CDS encoding DUF72 domain-containing protein encodes MSASTILCGTCAWGDHEDFYPRGVKASERLPYYAKYFPLVEVDSSFYAIPNPAYVERWAAQTPDQFRFNMKIFKGMTGHERHLSAGDRKQFAPAYRQAIQPMVDAGKLTALLLQLPPWFTLNRENVDYLRWCREFFHDLTVAVEFRHRSWYDEEIRDRTLEFLKKEKFVNTIVDEPQVGDACIPTLPVVTDPKLALVRFHGRNTDTWYLKGAKHAGERFKYHYSRQELAEWIPQVQNLSREAEQVHLLWNNNHSNFAVRNAFDMMELLGQPFERAELPGNQLELF; translated from the coding sequence GTGAGCGCAAGCACAATTTTATGCGGAACTTGCGCGTGGGGAGATCATGAGGATTTTTACCCGCGCGGCGTGAAAGCTTCGGAGCGATTGCCCTATTATGCGAAGTATTTTCCTTTGGTCGAAGTGGATTCGAGTTTTTACGCGATCCCAAACCCCGCCTACGTCGAGCGATGGGCCGCCCAGACGCCGGATCAATTTCGCTTCAATATGAAGATCTTCAAAGGCATGACCGGACACGAACGACATCTCTCCGCAGGAGACCGCAAACAATTTGCGCCCGCCTATCGTCAGGCCATTCAACCGATGGTGGACGCGGGCAAATTGACCGCCTTGCTCCTCCAACTGCCGCCGTGGTTTACCCTCAACCGTGAAAACGTCGACTATCTGCGCTGGTGTCGCGAGTTTTTTCACGATTTGACGGTGGCCGTTGAATTTCGCCATCGTTCTTGGTACGACGAAGAAATTCGCGACCGCACGCTGGAGTTTTTGAAAAAGGAAAAGTTCGTCAACACCATCGTGGACGAACCGCAAGTGGGCGACGCCTGCATCCCGACTCTCCCCGTCGTCACCGATCCCAAACTTGCCCTCGTGCGCTTTCATGGACGCAACACCGATACGTGGTATCTAAAAGGAGCCAAGCACGCCGGAGAGCGCTTCAAGTACCACTACAGCCGCCAAGAATTGGCCGAGTGGATTCCGCAGGTCCAAAACTTGAGCCGAGAAGCGGAGCAAGTGCATTTATTATGGAACAACAACCATTCCAACTTCGCAGTTCGCAATGCATTTGATATGATGGAGTTGCTCGGACAGCCGTTTGAACGCGCCGAGCTGCCGGGGAACCAACTGGAGCTTTTTTAA
- a CDS encoding DUF2225 domain-containing protein, whose amino-acid sequence MTTVEGLYDRKVRCPLCEETYNTKKVLTRAVKIVETQGDFFARYGGPNPVHYLINVCSTCGFSFLEKTQPKVTSLRRQSYVDEVATRWATRDLTGVRTLKQGITSFKLAIFCAQFVGEPSRTIGGLCLHLAWLYRESGDRENERRFMQNALDFYIDCYEHDSRLDDEGKMPYLIGELARRLGDDKLAVLYFNQVIQDRNAAQKYVKLARNQWAILREDRENKGLKEINEDGEESESQGHAKVANA is encoded by the coding sequence TTGACGACTGTAGAGGGTTTGTATGATCGAAAAGTACGGTGTCCGCTGTGCGAGGAGACCTATAATACGAAAAAAGTCCTGACTCGGGCAGTTAAAATAGTGGAAACGCAAGGTGATTTTTTTGCAAGGTACGGAGGTCCTAACCCTGTTCATTATTTGATCAACGTGTGTTCGACGTGCGGGTTCTCATTTTTGGAGAAGACACAGCCGAAGGTTACTTCGTTGCGTCGGCAGAGCTATGTGGATGAAGTGGCAACCCGTTGGGCGACGCGCGATCTGACCGGCGTGAGGACGTTGAAGCAGGGGATTACTTCGTTTAAATTGGCGATTTTTTGCGCGCAGTTCGTCGGGGAGCCGTCGCGGACGATTGGCGGGCTTTGTTTGCATCTGGCTTGGTTGTACCGCGAATCGGGAGACCGTGAGAACGAGCGGCGGTTTATGCAGAATGCCCTTGACTTCTATATTGATTGCTACGAACATGATTCGCGCTTGGACGACGAGGGCAAGATGCCGTACTTGATCGGGGAACTGGCTCGTCGCTTGGGCGATGACAAATTGGCGGTGCTCTACTTCAACCAAGTCATCCAAGACCGCAACGCCGCCCAAAAGTACGTCAAACTCGCCCGCAACCAATGGGCAATCCTCCGCGAAGACCGCGAGAACAAAGGGCTCAAGGAAATCAACGAAGACGGCGAAGAGTCGGAAAGCCAAGGGCATGCCAAGGTCGCAAACGCCTAA
- a CDS encoding YolD-like family protein — MNRGNKLWEGHRMILPEHRARMLQHEVESYVVPVLHEDASEDIEYRVQEAMIRRQLLTIVVGEQDGEHTVEGRIVSYRTETRSLQIHNEWGRFQIPIQNIVRVL; from the coding sequence ATGAATCGTGGAAACAAACTTTGGGAAGGCCACCGCATGATCCTGCCTGAGCACCGCGCCCGCATGCTTCAACACGAAGTCGAGTCTTATGTCGTCCCGGTCTTGCACGAAGACGCCAGCGAAGACATCGAGTACCGCGTTCAAGAAGCGATGATCCGCCGCCAACTCCTCACGATCGTTGTTGGCGAACAGGACGGCGAGCACACCGTTGAGGGACGGATCGTCTCCTACCGCACGGAGACGCGCAGCCTCCAAATTCACAACGAATGGGGTCGCTTCCAAATTCCGATCCAGAACATCGTTCGCGTCCTGTAA
- a CDS encoding WD40/YVTN/BNR-like repeat-containing protein translates to MKGWRRAVCVGLCLLTLYTPNAGAGAVKKPLTLQQALEIGMKRAVDWNPKAKLATAMSGDFPMERESGEEGRRRLWHEEFGVPGTTDHLRLTVEDGEIKAVRETKGEDRYLDNRNAIDSPEAWKRAKTEAQLRPSEGVSFGYHYRLEIGEANQARLAVLGSDSKGRPLQVHVFLRDKRSLTVYRKDITGGGLYVGDRPLLGAEGEKHWSIYGVELAPDEKATMVAWGYPDPAEQLKPFAKLSQDRGEHWHDIRLPGIVRRFWWQGSHQLYGVGTRELWRSNDEGQTWSTVWQGTRKNQLQSADSYQSQIVLLTDEGVQFSKDEGRTWHPLDVQGTARQAVFDADGTLYVEATGIARLRGGTWEKVPGRFLQKNGGQVVTAKETEFYLPTPDGIKTFLNPENRSYVERVSYTRNRLYALSHNQLYTRSLEEDAVWTKQQMPDDGLLTDFAVGPQQELYLAFGPKLVWKKQ, encoded by the coding sequence ATGAAGGGTTGGAGACGAGCAGTTTGTGTCGGGCTTTGCCTGCTCACCCTGTACACGCCAAACGCCGGGGCCGGCGCTGTAAAAAAGCCGTTGACGTTGCAACAGGCTCTTGAGATCGGCATGAAGCGGGCGGTGGATTGGAATCCGAAGGCAAAGCTTGCGACGGCGATGAGCGGGGACTTTCCGATGGAGCGAGAAAGCGGGGAGGAGGGCAGACGCAGGCTCTGGCATGAAGAATTCGGCGTGCCGGGCACGACGGACCATCTGCGTCTCACCGTGGAGGACGGCGAGATCAAAGCCGTGCGCGAAACGAAAGGGGAGGACCGCTACCTCGACAACAGGAACGCCATCGACAGCCCCGAAGCGTGGAAACGAGCGAAAACGGAAGCGCAGCTTCGTCCAAGTGAAGGGGTTTCGTTCGGTTATCACTATCGGTTGGAAATCGGGGAAGCCAATCAAGCAAGACTTGCCGTACTGGGCAGCGATTCGAAAGGTCGGCCCCTGCAAGTCCATGTCTTCCTCAGGGACAAGCGCTCACTCACCGTCTATCGCAAAGACATTACGGGCGGAGGCCTCTACGTTGGGGATCGGCCATTGCTTGGAGCCGAAGGAGAGAAGCACTGGTCGATCTACGGCGTGGAGTTGGCACCGGACGAAAAAGCGACGATGGTGGCTTGGGGCTATCCGGACCCCGCCGAACAGCTCAAGCCGTTTGCGAAGCTTTCCCAAGATCGGGGAGAGCATTGGCACGACATCCGCTTGCCCGGTATTGTGCGCCGCTTCTGGTGGCAGGGCTCCCATCAACTCTATGGAGTTGGAACCCGCGAGCTCTGGCGGTCGAACGACGAAGGACAGACGTGGAGCACAGTTTGGCAGGGCACGCGAAAAAATCAACTGCAAAGCGCCGATTCGTACCAGTCGCAAATCGTGCTGCTCACAGACGAAGGGGTCCAATTCTCCAAGGACGAAGGTCGCACCTGGCATCCTCTCGACGTGCAAGGCACCGCACGACAGGCGGTTTTCGACGCAGACGGCACTCTCTATGTAGAAGCAACGGGCATCGCACGGCTCAGAGGCGGAACGTGGGAGAAAGTCCCCGGACGCTTTTTGCAAAAAAACGGGGGTCAGGTGGTCACCGCCAAGGAAACGGAATTCTACCTGCCCACGCCGGACGGCATCAAGACATTTCTCAATCCGGAGAACAGGTCGTACGTCGAGCGCGTATCGTATACAAGGAACCGGCTCTACGCGCTCTCCCACAATCAACTGTACACGCGAAGTCTGGAAGAGGACGCCGTCTGGACGAAACAACAGATGCCAGACGACGGGCTCCTGACCGACTTCGCCGTGGGGCCGCAGCAGGAACTCTACCTCGCATTCGGCCCAAAGCTTGTCTGGAAAAAGCAATGA
- a CDS encoding sulfite oxidase-like oxidoreductase, translated as MSDNLKDRVPPGQYLTEKWPVLHAGTVPRIDLATWNFRIFGLVDQEKVLTWEEFNALPEYRSTSDIHCVTTWSRLDNTWDGVSFKDVMAQVNVKPEAKFVVIHAEEGWTTNLPLRDLLMDDVLFAHSHDGQALTPNHGWPLRLVVPQLYFWKSAKWVRGIEFVAEDKAGFWEERGYHLYADPWLEQRYRDDPEWHEGEKNTDEYYERVARRIRLHEQKKQGK; from the coding sequence ATGAGCGACAATCTCAAAGACCGTGTCCCGCCCGGTCAATATCTGACAGAAAAATGGCCGGTGCTTCATGCCGGCACCGTGCCGCGCATCGATTTGGCGACATGGAACTTTCGGATCTTTGGTTTGGTGGATCAAGAGAAAGTACTGACGTGGGAGGAATTCAATGCACTCCCGGAGTACCGCTCGACGTCTGACATCCATTGCGTGACGACATGGTCCCGCCTCGACAACACGTGGGACGGCGTCTCGTTCAAGGACGTGATGGCGCAAGTCAACGTCAAGCCCGAAGCGAAGTTCGTCGTCATCCATGCCGAAGAGGGCTGGACGACCAACTTGCCGCTCCGAGACTTGCTGATGGACGATGTTCTGTTCGCGCACTCGCACGACGGTCAGGCCTTGACGCCGAACCACGGGTGGCCGCTGCGTCTCGTCGTGCCGCAACTCTACTTCTGGAAATCGGCGAAGTGGGTGCGAGGCATCGAATTTGTCGCAGAGGACAAGGCCGGGTTCTGGGAAGAGCGCGGCTACCACCTCTACGCCGACCCGTGGCTGGAACAGCGCTACCGGGACGATCCCGAATGGCACGAAGGTGAGAAAAACACCGACGAATACTACGAACGCGTCGCTCGTCGAATTCGTCTCCACGAACAGAAGAAACAAGGCAAGTAA
- a CDS encoding VOC family protein, which translates to MAIQKIEHVGIQCRDIETSIAFYRDVIGMDLKGTLDHTNGVIKLAFLGFPGKDETELELIYGYNSDLPTEGKVHHIAFTVDKLEPEVDRLKSLGVNAIDAEITTLPNGSRYFFFNGPDGEWIELFESTR; encoded by the coding sequence ATGGCGATTCAAAAAATCGAACATGTCGGCATCCAGTGCCGCGATATCGAAACTTCCATCGCATTCTACCGCGATGTGATCGGAATGGATCTCAAAGGCACGCTCGACCATACGAACGGCGTCATCAAGTTGGCGTTTCTCGGCTTCCCCGGCAAGGACGAGACGGAACTCGAACTGATCTACGGCTACAACTCCGACCTCCCGACGGAGGGCAAAGTTCATCATATCGCATTCACCGTGGACAAGCTCGAACCGGAAGTCGACCGCTTGAAGTCGCTGGGCGTCAACGCGATTGACGCAGAGATCACCACGCTGCCCAACGGCTCCCGCTATTTCTTCTTCAACGGTCCGGACGGCGAGTGGATCGAGCTGTTCGAATCGACTCGATAA
- a CDS encoding undecaprenyldiphospho-muramoylpentapeptide beta-N-acetylglucosaminyltransferase, with the protein MKRKIVLTGGGSAGHVTGNLALLPKLEAAGWEMEYIGSHDGIEREMIERLDMPYHPIAVGKLRRYFDVKNLKDPFKVIQGVLQAYAVLRKVKPDIVFSKGGFVAVPVVMGAWLNRIPVVIHESDLTPGLANKLCAPFAAKVCVTFAETLKHLPDGKAVHTGSPIREEVLQGNAKRGFAFTGFTPGKPVLLIIGGSLGSEKINQAIRANLDVLLAKYQILHICGKGHLDPALEGKTGYRQFEFVSSELPDLFAMTDLFVSRAGANAIFEFLALKKPHVLIPLSRAASRGDQILNAKSFEKAGYSRVLFEEDLTTETLLQAIEEAQAMSFDYIAAMETSTVSDAVGTIMGLIEKNAKKRKRK; encoded by the coding sequence ATGAAGAGAAAAATCGTCCTGACAGGCGGCGGCTCCGCAGGCCACGTCACAGGGAACTTGGCTTTGCTGCCCAAATTGGAAGCGGCAGGCTGGGAGATGGAGTACATCGGCTCACACGACGGAATCGAACGGGAGATGATCGAGCGACTCGACATGCCCTATCATCCGATTGCCGTCGGCAAACTGCGCCGCTACTTCGACGTGAAGAACCTCAAAGACCCGTTCAAAGTCATTCAGGGCGTCTTGCAAGCGTACGCAGTGCTTCGCAAAGTCAAGCCGGACATCGTGTTCTCCAAGGGCGGCTTCGTCGCCGTTCCTGTCGTCATGGGGGCATGGCTGAACCGCATCCCGGTCGTCATCCACGAATCGGACCTCACCCCCGGACTCGCCAACAAACTGTGCGCACCGTTCGCTGCCAAAGTCTGCGTGACGTTCGCCGAGACCTTGAAGCATCTCCCGGACGGCAAAGCGGTCCACACCGGCTCCCCGATTCGCGAAGAGGTCTTGCAAGGAAACGCCAAGCGCGGATTCGCGTTCACAGGCTTCACACCGGGCAAACCGGTTCTGCTGATCATCGGCGGCTCCCTGGGTTCGGAAAAAATCAACCAAGCGATTCGCGCCAACCTCGACGTCTTGCTGGCGAAGTACCAGATTCTCCACATCTGCGGCAAAGGCCATCTCGATCCGGCGCTTGAGGGCAAGACCGGCTACCGTCAATTCGAGTTCGTGAGCTCCGAACTGCCGGACTTGTTTGCGATGACCGACCTGTTCGTCTCGCGTGCGGGTGCCAATGCGATCTTCGAATTCCTGGCGCTGAAAAAGCCCCACGTCCTCATCCCGCTCTCCCGTGCGGCCTCGCGCGGCGACCAAATTCTGAATGCGAAGTCTTTTGAAAAAGCGGGCTACTCCCGCGTCCTTTTCGAAGAAGACCTCACCACAGAAACGCTGCTCCAAGCCATCGAAGAGGCTCAAGCCATGAGTTTCGACTACATCGCCGCGATGGAAACCTCCACCGTCAGCGATGCAGTCGGCACCATCATGGGCTTGATTGAGAAGAACGCGAAGAAACGGAAACGCAAGTAA